One genomic segment of Clavelina lepadiformis chromosome 3, kaClaLepa1.1, whole genome shotgun sequence includes these proteins:
- the LOC143449403 gene encoding uncharacterized protein LOC143449403 isoform X2, with translation MQPFSSRNVFALFLILCGIALAYGQVTDTASTTDVEERLFNLGGLFGGTGGTGSGTPFITTLLNVQLWSQLLDDDDGDSDSPLGNLLTLGLVGSLSDGQVNRQSLCQFLPVLALRDDDRLPLILFLIQSTGLCRGTSGYNPCYGQNNRYPNGNYFNNPNNYYNNYNYNSNNNYYNRPQNLYSRFGCCQRNGFPYRTGVNNYPCYACLYGRNSNNNRRRRNNNNSGRHYNYNNNNYNYNSNYNNYNYNNNQNRYNPCVPYTYNPFGTFTNPLANYFPFQSSSYSNSYGRPPPIAQNLFSFLQPFANAFTSGSNTGSIFPFGTNPSQTYPSGTGTGNNPFNTFFPFFGRNLAFSQNCTDCDVNADCLTSSEGNTYCQCRDGFTGNGLTCSAENTVPNSQINPAQPAPSNSNFCSNRCLEMAVCVPNPNTLIYECQCPDNYSGDGVNECNPNIFG, from the exons ATGCAGCCGTTTTCGTCCAGGAACgtatttgcattgtttttaatCTTGTGTGGCATTGCCTTGGCGTATGGCCAGGTCACTGATACCGCGAGCACAACAGACGTGGAAGAAAGGTTATTTAATTTAGGAGGCTTGTTTGGTGGCACGGGTGGTACTGGAAGTGGAACACCGTTTATTACAACTTTATTGAACGTCCAGTTATGGAGTCAGCTTTTAGATGACGATGATGGCGACAGTGATAGTCCTTTGGGCAATTTATTGACTCTCGGGCTCGTTGGTAGCTTAAGTGATGGACAAGTAAACCGTCAATCTCTCTGTCAGTTCTTGCCAGTACTTGCTTTGCGGGATGATGACAGACTGCCGCTCATCTTGTTTCTGATACAAAGTACCGGGCTCTGTAGGGGAACCTCGGGGTACAACCCCTGCTACGGACAGAACAATCGATATCCCAATGGAAACTATTTCAACAACCCGAACAACTACTACAATAACTACAACTACAATAGTAACAACAACTACTACAATCGTCCACAGAATCTTTACAGCAGGTTTGGGTGTTGCCAAAGGAATGGATTTCCATATCGAACCGGCGTCAATAACTATCCCTGTTATGCTTGCCTGTACGGACGGAACAGCAACAATAACCGACGCCGtcgcaacaacaacaatagcGGTCGACATTACAACTACAATAACAA CAACTACAATTACAACAGCAACTACAACAATTACAACTACAACAACAACCAAAATCGTTACAATCCATGCGTACCCTACACTTACAATCCGTTCGGAACGTTTACCAACCCTTTGGCAAATTATTTTCCATTTCAATCTTCTTCCTATTCTAATAGTTATGGACGACCTCCACCGATTgctcaaaacttattttcttTCCTCCAGCCTTTTGCAAACGCTTTCACCTCGGGAAGCAATACTGGTTCGATTTTTCCTTTTGGGACCAATCCGTCTCAAACATATCCCTCTGGCACAGGAACCGGTAACAATCCGTTCAACACTTTCTTCCCGTTCTTTGGACGGAATCTTGCTTTCAGTC AAAACTGCACGGACTGTGACGTAAACGCGGATTGCCTCACCTCATCAGAAGGCAACACTTACTGCCAGTGTAGAGACGGTTTCACCGGCAACGGTTTGACCTGTTCCGCTGAAAATACTGTTCCAAATAGTCAGATCAATCCAG CACAGCCAGCGCCAAGTAACAGTAACTTTTGTAGTAACCGATGCCTGGAGATGGCAGTGTGCGTTCCAAACCCTAATACACTGATCTACGAATGTCAATGTCCAGACAATTACTCCGGAGATGGGGTCAACGAATGCAACCCGA atATTTTTGGATAG
- the LOC143449403 gene encoding uncharacterized protein LOC143449403 isoform X1: protein MQPFSSRNVFALFLILCGIALAYGQVTDTASTTDVEERLFNLGGLFGGTGGTGSGTPFITTLLNVQLWSQLLDDDDGDSDSPLGNLLTLGLVGSLSDGQVNRQSLCQFLPVLALRDDDRLPLILFLIQSTGLCRGTSGYNPCYGQNNRYPNGNYFNNPNNYYNNYNYNSNNNYYNRPQNLYSRFGCCQRNGFPYRTGVNNYPCYACLYGRNSNNNRRRRNNNNSGRHYNYNNNNYNSNYNYNSNYNYNSNYNNYNYNNNQNRYNPCVPYTYNPFGTFTNPLANYFPFQSSSYSNSYGRPPPIAQNLFSFLQPFANAFTSGSNTGSIFPFGTNPSQTYPSGTGTGNNPFNTFFPFFGRNLAFSQNCTDCDVNADCLTSSEGNTYCQCRDGFTGNGLTCSAENTVPNSQINPAQPAPSNSNFCSNRCLEMAVCVPNPNTLIYECQCPDNYSGDGVNECNPNIFG from the exons ATGCAGCCGTTTTCGTCCAGGAACgtatttgcattgtttttaatCTTGTGTGGCATTGCCTTGGCGTATGGCCAGGTCACTGATACCGCGAGCACAACAGACGTGGAAGAAAGGTTATTTAATTTAGGAGGCTTGTTTGGTGGCACGGGTGGTACTGGAAGTGGAACACCGTTTATTACAACTTTATTGAACGTCCAGTTATGGAGTCAGCTTTTAGATGACGATGATGGCGACAGTGATAGTCCTTTGGGCAATTTATTGACTCTCGGGCTCGTTGGTAGCTTAAGTGATGGACAAGTAAACCGTCAATCTCTCTGTCAGTTCTTGCCAGTACTTGCTTTGCGGGATGATGACAGACTGCCGCTCATCTTGTTTCTGATACAAAGTACCGGGCTCTGTAGGGGAACCTCGGGGTACAACCCCTGCTACGGACAGAACAATCGATATCCCAATGGAAACTATTTCAACAACCCGAACAACTACTACAATAACTACAACTACAATAGTAACAACAACTACTACAATCGTCCACAGAATCTTTACAGCAGGTTTGGGTGTTGCCAAAGGAATGGATTTCCATATCGAACCGGCGTCAATAACTATCCCTGTTATGCTTGCCTGTACGGACGGAACAGCAACAATAACCGACGCCGtcgcaacaacaacaatagcGGTCGACATTACAACTACAATAACAACAACTACAACAGCAACTACAATTACAACAGCAACTACAATTACAACAGCAACTACAACAATTACAACTACAACAACAACCAAAATCGTTACAATCCATGCGTACCCTACACTTACAATCCGTTCGGAACGTTTACCAACCCTTTGGCAAATTATTTTCCATTTCAATCTTCTTCCTATTCTAATAGTTATGGACGACCTCCACCGATTgctcaaaacttattttcttTCCTCCAGCCTTTTGCAAACGCTTTCACCTCGGGAAGCAATACTGGTTCGATTTTTCCTTTTGGGACCAATCCGTCTCAAACATATCCCTCTGGCACAGGAACCGGTAACAATCCGTTCAACACTTTCTTCCCGTTCTTTGGACGGAATCTTGCTTTCAGTC AAAACTGCACGGACTGTGACGTAAACGCGGATTGCCTCACCTCATCAGAAGGCAACACTTACTGCCAGTGTAGAGACGGTTTCACCGGCAACGGTTTGACCTGTTCCGCTGAAAATACTGTTCCAAATAGTCAGATCAATCCAG CACAGCCAGCGCCAAGTAACAGTAACTTTTGTAGTAACCGATGCCTGGAGATGGCAGTGTGCGTTCCAAACCCTAATACACTGATCTACGAATGTCAATGTCCAGACAATTACTCCGGAGATGGGGTCAACGAATGCAACCCGA atATTTTTGGATAG
- the LOC143449401 gene encoding poly(A) RNA polymerase GLD2-like gives MDKKSRKSIYIEHHGRYFHDYGPERNGRRSSQTNLHRCPLKRDVVYSVNGNMEYNLQHPRQVPESYFRNSRNDLRNIIARKAQNGQKPPLPINKRNSNFYGRKPLSTPGASEIVSNKRHNPVHKPSIRSGLKWNQPNHARLNTSAENEVIIISSDSDCEIVEFCQTSKSTASEAKQHVILNGKREHNMLKNKQSSPNCGVGVSSKCIPAKQSSNAKEQVLKRKISDNFKTSSLRPTASTDRNNKRRRLESSHPSQTTSQCQVLNHVLHADPLSQQIQKFLVDNEQRQAFLDEKIDLVTALEKTLSNTIFPEARVHLVGSSSNGFGRLTSDADMCLVLDGVTRVISRKPFSVLTKIQNLLRNVDFASNLQIIPAKVSILKFNVPHCGLECDINVDKTVGLRNTYLLLAYARRDPRVRPLVMCVKEWAHTNEINDASRGTFSSYALCLMVIHYLQCGPKPRVLPSLQVLYPQSFSFDLSLDEVKEFALKVPPFCSANKQPLSELLIGFFEYFSRFDFSQIMSVRLGKTLRLTEGHYTDKENPYSKKFFRIEEPFDLSNVARAVKMPKAPLLIRKFSQAVVRIAQEKDLRCLLRNATPQSHLPSGVCDNRYRVV, from the exons ATGGATAAAAAATCCAGAAAAAGTATTTATATTGAACACCATGGTCGTTACTTTCATGACTATGGTCCCGAACGAAATGGTCGTCGGAGTTCCCAAACAAATTTGCATCGATGCCCCCTAAAGCGCGATGTAGTTTATTCGGTAAATGGAAACATGGAATATAATTTGCAGCACCCACGACAAGTCCCTGAATCATATTTTCGAAATTCTAGAAATGATTTAAGAAACATAATTGCAAG GAAAGCACAAAATGGACAAAAGCCACCTCTGCCTATTAACAAAAGGAACAGCAATTTTTATGGCAGAAAACCTTTGTCGACTCCCGGTGCATCAGAAATTGTCTCAAACAAGCGTCACAATCCTGTACATAAGCCAAGCATCAGAAGTGGATTGAAATGGAATCAACCAAATCATGCCAGACTGAACACCAGTGCTGAGAATGAAGTTATAATAATAAGCAGTGACTCAGATTGTGAAATTGTTgagttttgtcaaacttcaAAATCTACTGCATCTGAAGCTAAACAACATGTAATTTTAAATGGAAAGCGAGAACATAATATGCTAAAGAACAAACAAAGTTCACCGAATTGTGGTGTTGGAGTTTCTTCGAAATGTATACCTGCAAAACAATCCTCAAACGCAAAAGAGCAG GTTTTGAAGAGGAAAATCTCTGATAACTTCAAAACATCAAGTTTACGACCGACTGCTTCAACAG ATCGAAATAACAAACGAAGAAGATTAGAATCCTCTCATCCCTCACAAACAACTTCTCAATGTCAAGTTCTCAATCACGTTTTGCACGCTGATCCT CTTTCACAACAGAtccaaaaatttttagttgATAATGAACAACGACAAGCTTTCTTGGATGAAAAGATCGATCTAGTTACA GCGCTTGAGAAGACCCTATCTAACACCATATTCCCAGAAGCACGAGTGCACCTAGTCGGCTCGTCTTCTAATGGCTTTGGCCGCTTAACCAGCGACGCTGATATGTGTCTTGTCCTTGATGGTGTCACCAGAGTAATAAGT AGGAAGCCATTTTCGGTTTTGACGAAAATTCAAAATCTCTTACGCAATGTAGATTTTGCCAGCAATTTACAAATTATTCCAGCAAAG GTTAGTATTTTGAAATTCAACGTTCCTCACTGTGGCCTTGAGTGTGACATTAACGTAGACAAGACGGTTGGCCTGAGGAATACATACTTATTGCTCGCCTATGCAAGAAGGGACCCAAG AGTACGCCCCTTAGTGATGTGCGTTAAAGAATGGGCACACACTAATGAGATTAATGACGCCAGCCGTGGTACATTCAGCAGTTATGCTCTTTGTCTTATGGTTATACACTACCTACAG TGTGGTCCCAAACCTCGCGTATTACCTTCTTTACAAGTGCTATATCCTCAATCTTTCTCATTTGACCTGTCCCTGGATGAGGTCAAAGAGTTCGCTCTAAAAGTCCCTCCTTTTTGTTCTGCTAACAAGCAACCACTCTCCGAACTTCTGATTGgattttttgaatatttttcacGATTCGACTTTTCGCAGATCATGTCAGTAAGATTAGGCAAG ACTTTACGTCTAACTGAAGGTCATTATACGGACAAAGAAAATCCTTATTCAAAGAAATTCTTTCGAATTGAAGAACCTTTTGACCTTTCTAATGTTGCCCGTGCTGTCAAAATGCCAAAAGCACCGCTCCTTATCAGGAAATTCAG CCAAGCTGTTGTTAGGATTGCGCAGGAGAAGGATCTTAGGTGTTTGTTACGTAACGCTACTCCACAATCACATCTTCCCAGCGGTGTTTGCGACAATCGATACCGGGTTGTGTAG